Below is a genomic region from Actinomycetota bacterium.
GTTCGGGCCAGGCCGCGTCGGGCCCGTTTATAGGGGTTGAGACGGGTGATGTCGACGCCGTCGATCGCGACCGTGCCCGACGTCGGCGGCAGCAGGCCGGTGACGACGTTGAACAGGGTCGTCTTGCCCGCGCCGTTCGGGCCGATCAACCCCGTGACGCGACCCTCGTCGGCCGACAGTGACGCGTCGTCGAGCGCCATGTTGCCGCCGAAGCGCACGCTCACCCCGCGGACGTCAAGTCGGGGCACGGACCCGTACCTGGTCGAGGGCGAGAGCATGGTCGATGGCGGCGACCCGCTCGGGCGTCCACGGGGAGGTGATCCCCACCCATTCGAGGGCCGGCTCGGGCTCGGCGGCGCCTGCGGCCGGCCGGGCCCGGAGCATGGCGGCGGCGTTGGCGGCCACGAACGTCAGCGCGAGCAGGATCACGAAGGGCATGCGTACCACAGCGCCATGGTGGCGAACATGCCCGCCAGCACGGTGTGGTCCCGCCGCAGAGGCAGTACCCCTTCGCTCATGTCCTGCACCGCGCCGCTCGGGTTGCGACCCAGACCGATGCCGACCAGACCGGGGGCCATCGTCGACCACCTCGCCGCGGTGTTGCCGAGCGTGGCGACGAGCGGCAGGAGCCCGTTGAGGCTGGCGCCGGCGAACAGTGCACCGCCGACCAACCCCGCCCCGCCGACGACCACGAGCATGAAGATGGGCAGGCCGATGACGACGTCGAAGCGGGTGGGGTTGATGGAGTTGAGCTGCGTGGCGTACACGGCTCCGCCGAGCCCGGCGATACCGGCCGAGAGGGTGAACACCGCCAGACGGGTGCCGACCAGGTTCAGCCCGAACGTCGCGCAGGCCGCCTCACTGTCGCGTATCGCGAGGAGGCGACGGCCGAAGCCGCTCCTGCGCACCGCCACCACCAGCATGGCGACGGCCACGAACACGACGTTGGCGAGGATCAGCTGCCGGGCCGGGCTGTCGAACGTGTAGCCGAAGAGCTTGAGCGGCGCGACGTCGACCGAGCCGCGCGTGAAGATGCTGATGTGCACCGGCCCGATGTCGAAGTCGGGCAGGTTGAAGATCCAGCGGTCGAGCGCCACTGCGAAGGCGGCGGTGGCGAGGGCCAGGTAGATGCCGGAGAGCCGCAACACCGGTAGGGCCACGAGGGCGCCCACCGCGGCGGACACCACGACCGCCAGCACCACGCCGAGAGGGTTGCCGCCCACCCCGTGGTGCGCCATCACCACCGCGCCGATGCCGGCGAAGCCGAGCTGGGCCAGCGAGATCTGCCCGGCCAGGCCGACCAATGGCACGAGCGAGAGGGCGATGATGCCGATCGAGAAGATCTGGCCGTAGGTGATCGCGTCGACCGAGTCGAGGGTCGTCGCCATCACCACCCCGCCCGCGAGCACGATCCCCGCGAAGAGGAGCGCTCCCCGCATCGACGGTGCCGGGAAGAACTCGCGCAGCCGGCCGTGGGTGCGAAGCCGCGGGTTCGGGAGGACGAGCAGGACGAGGAAGAGGATGATCACCGACGCCGCGGGCCGCAGGCCGATGAGGTACTGGTTGTCACTGGGCAGGTAGCCGAACAGGTAGCCCTCGGTCAGGCCGATGACGATCGCCCCGACGAACGTCAGCGGCAACGAGCGCAGCCGCCCGAAGATGGCGGCGGCGTAAGCGTTCACGATGACCAGTGAAAGCGACGCCGCATCCAGCGCGATGCTCGGGGCGATGA
It encodes:
- a CDS encoding ABC transporter permease, with protein sequence MEKLLIFTIVGLSLAAIYSIISSGLVLTYTTTGIFNFAHGAAGMLAAFTYWQLRFDWGWPAPVALFVVLVVLAPALGLLLERVIMRGLVGTTEATKLVVSISLLVGMIGLANVIWKPGVSRPMSTFFQGQTIDLGVTTITYHQAITIAVAILVAVGLRLLLFRTRMGVSMRANVDDRTLALLNGARPDRVAIYSWAVGSSLAALGGILIAPSIALDAASLSLVIVNAYAAAIFGRLRSLPLTFVGAIVIGLTEGYLFGYLPSDNQYLIGLRPAASVIILFLVLLVLPNPRLRTHGRLREFFPAPSMRGALLFAGIVLAGGVVMATTLDSVDAITYGQIFSIGIIALSLVPLVGLAGQISLAQLGFAGIGAVVMAHHGVGGNPLGVVLAVVVSAAVGALVALPVLRLSGIYLALATAAFAVALDRWIFNLPDFDIGPVHISIFTRGSVDVAPLKLFGYTFDSPARQLILANVVFVAVAMLVVAVRRSGFGRRLLAIRDSEAACATFGLNLVGTRLAVFTLSAGIAGLGGAVYATQLNSINPTRFDVVIGLPIFMLVVVGGAGLVGGALFAGASLNGLLPLVATLGNTAARWSTMAPGLVGIGLGRNPSGAVQDMSEGVLPLRRDHTVLAGMFATMALWYACPS